Below is a window of Desulfobacterales bacterium DNA.
CGGTGATCCTTTACGATTAGGTCAGATTTTATTGAACTTGACAAATAATGCTGTAAAATTTACTGCTAAAGGTGAAATTATAATTTCAATGGAGCCTGTTTATATAGATGAAAATCAAGTTATGATTGAATTTTCAGTAAACGATACTGGTATTGGAATGACTCAAGAACAAATTTTAAAGCTGTTTAACTCATTTCAACAGGCAGATACATCTACAACAAGAAAATTCGGGGGAACTGGGCTTGGCCTTGCTATCAGTAAAAAATTAGTTGAAATGATGGGCGGAGAAATTGGTGTAGAAAGTAATTATGGCAAGGGTAGTAACTTTTTCTTTACAGCAAAATTTAATATACAGGCCTCTATAAAAACAGAACAGCTTATTCCTAAAAACCATAAAGGGATGAGAGTTTTGATTGTAGATGATAGTATGACTTGTTGTAAAGTATTGCAAAAATCTTTAGAAACCTTTTCGTTTATTGTAGATACTGCTTGTTCTGGACCTGAAGCTATATCTAAATTTAGGGAAGCATGTAAAAACGGAAAAGAACCTAATTTAATATTTATGGACTGGCAAATGCCAGGTATGAACGGTATAGAAACTGCTTTGCAAATAAAAAAAGAAGCCGCTTTTAAAAATACTACAAAAATTATAATGGTAACGGCTCATGGTAGAGAAGATATTATGAAACAAGTTGAAGATATTCAAATAGACGGTTTTTTGCTTAAGCCTGTTACTCACTCTCTTCTTGTTGATATTATCAATCAAGTTATTGAACAAACAAATAATTACGATAAAAACGATGATAATTCTATTGATATAGAAAATGAAATTCCAGAAGGTTTTGATGATATTAGGGGTTCCCATGTCCTACTCGTTGAAGATAATGAGATAAATAAACAAGTAGCTATTGAAATCCTTAAATCTGAAGGATTTAAAGTATCCGTTGCTTCAAATGGACAAGATGCAATCAATAAAATAAAGAAATCAGAAAATAACCGTATATATGATGCGGTGCTTATGGATATACAAATGCCTGTAATGGACGGCTATATAGCTGCTCAAGAAATTCGTAAGGATTATAGATTCAAAGATTTACCGATAATTGCAATGACAGCCGATGCTATGAGCGATGTTTTTCAAAAAGTTTTGGAATCGGGTATGAATGACTATGTTACTAAACCTATTGAACCGTATATATTATTTAAATCTTTAACTAAATGGATTAAACATAAATAAAGGGATTGTTATGGCAAAACAGTTGATATTAACTGGTAAAGTTCAAGGAGTTATGTGCAGAAATTATTGCAGCAAGTATGGAAGACTTCTTGGACTTAGAGGTTCAGCAACTAATCTTGCAAGTGGTGATGTAAAAGTATTGCTCGATACCGATGACGATTCATTAAGTATAAAATTTATTGAACACATAAAAATTAATCCCAAAAATTATATTTTTTGGGGAAAAATTAAAGAAGTCACTATATCCGATTACTCTGGTAATCTGAAAGGAGAATATGAATTTTAGCTTGATATCTAATTCCCTAAATCATCTGACGAATTAAAAAGAAAATTAGAACAGTTAAAATTTAGGAATAAACAAGCTGACATAGCGTTCATTTGTCATTATATAATCTTATTTCCACTAGCGATATCCTTGATTGTCATAAGTTATTTTTTTCAACTTCAACTAAAGGTATATTTAAAGCATTAACAATGTTATCATTTGAAAGCCCCATTTGTTTTAGGGTTAAAATTGAACGTTTTTGAATGTCTTCTTTAGCCCGCCTTTCCTGTTCTTTAGCTTGTCGTTCCTGTTGTATTACTCTCAAAGCATCCATGTATTGTTTTTTTAATTTTTCTTTTAAGGCAGCTTCAGTGCGTTGAACTCTGAGCCATTCTTCATGCAAGCGATATTGTTCCCTAAGTTTATCGTCTTTAGTAAAAGTTTGAAGCATATTAAAGACCTCCTTTATTGCATCATTTTTATCGAAGAAGCTGTTGAGCTGTTTTGAATTGTCCTGTATTGTACCGATAAAATAACTCCATTGTTCCAGCTCTTTTGTGTAGTTCATTTTATCAAAGCATTTTAAAAATTTATTTAATTCAACATAATAGAGATTCCAGTGATTTATTAAAGGTTTATGCGTTCTGGTATTGAGCATAGCATAATGGTTAAACCAAAATTTTTCATCAGCTTCATCATTAAAAAGAGAATCAATTAAAATATGAATGCCATAGCATGGTTTAAGATCATCATAATTGATTTCTTTACTTTTTTTCAATTGCTCACGATACATGCCGGCAAGATAATATTTGGAACGCTGTGGATAATATTCATTGTATATAACCTGAATTTCAAGGTCAATCCATTCTTCGGTTTGAATATCTTTAGCACGAATATCGAGAATGCCCATTTTTTCGTTAGTAAAAGGTTCAGATGTATCAAAGGGATTTAAAATTTTGACTTCGGAAAATTTATGTTCATCACTGTCATATCCGACTACTGAATTGAGAAAACAAATCAAAGGCCTGGTATGCTCTTGTCTGCCGAAAATCCATTTAAAAACAATATCATTATATAATCTTATTTCCATAGCATCTATCCTTGATTGTTGTATTAATTAAAGGATTCAGTATATTTGAATTCTATTAAAATATGACTTGCCTTGCTTTGGCGAATTCCATCAGGAAGCCTTTGTTTTTGTTCTTCTGTCCAATGATCATTATCCCTCCTTAAAATCAAAATGTCGGCTTTAGGAGGCTCGCTCATAACAGGGAAATCAGTGAATACCTGAATGCCTACAGGAACCAAAAGAGATTCTAACATAGCGCCAAAGATACGGTGCCATTGAGTTTGTTGAGCTTGTTCGCGATTCCCATTTTTATCCATTTATATAAACTTTTATTACAACTTAAAATTAGAAGAATGCCTTATTTATAAATTTAAAAGCATTAATTTGCAAATTAAATTAATTTTGCTTGATTTAATCTTCTAAAAAATTAAATATAAAAAAGATGTAAAAATGTGAAATTATATGAAATTATCTGACATATAGTTCAGCTGTCTAAGGCTAAAAGTATAGCCTTAAACAAATATTAGTATTAAAAAATAGTAATGATACGTCATTTTTTTATATTATAATATATGGGAATCAAAAGTCATTCCGGGAATGAAGTTTGTATATATTGAACCCGGTGAATTTATGATGGGAAGTCCTTCAAATGAGCCAGGAAGAGATAGTGATAGAGAAACCCAGCATAAAGTTCGAATAACAAAGGGTTTTTATATGCAGCAAACTCAGGTAACACAGGCTCAATGGAAGAAGGTCATGGGAAACAATCCATCATATTTTCAAAATGCTGGAGATAATGCTCCAGTTGAAACAATATCTTGGGTTGATTGCCAAGAATTTATAAAAAAATTAAACCAAATGGAAGGTGGGGCTTTTTACAGGCTTCCTACTGAAGCTGAGTGGGAGTTTGCTTGTAGAGCAGGAACGACAACTCCTTTTTCATTTGGAAATTGTTTATCAACAGAAGATGCTAATTATAATGGAAATTATCCTTTAGGAAATTGTCCAAAAGGTATATACAGGGAAAAGCCTTTACCTGTTGCGAGTTTTTCACCAAATAAATGGGGGCTATATGATATGCATGGCAATGTATGGGAGTGGTGTTTGGATATATATGTTAGTGATATTGATAAATATGCACCTGTTGATAATCCTATATATTTAGGTATGTATGCTGTTGTAAATATTGCGGATATATATGAGTTGTCTGCTTCAGATATATATTTTGATAATAGCAGTCGAAATTATTCGATTGGCGGCTGGGCCGACAACGACGATTGGTACTACGGTAGGCGAGTTTGTCGGGGTGGCGACTGGAGCGACTACGCGCAGAGCTGCCGTTCAGCCAGGCGTTACTACAACTTACTGTCTTCTGAAGAGATCCTCGACATTGTCATTTTGGGTTGCCGCCTCGCGAGGACATTAACATTTTGAATTTTTTACATTTTTACCTTTTTGAATTTTTAAAGTTATCTGAACACGATTAAGGGATTATATGATTTACAGGATTGGGCTGATTCTGATTTAATAGATTTTAGGATATATATGGGATAGATGATTGTAGGGGCGACCGGCTGGTCGCCCTGAAGGAAATAAGGAGGGAAACAAAATGGAAATAGCAAATCCAATATATGACGTAGTATTTAAATATATGATGGATGACAACAAGGTTGCAAAGCTGTTATTGTCAGCCATAATAGGAGAAGAAATAGAAAACCTTGATTTTAAGCCTCAGGAATATTCCACAGCATTAGAAATACGTTCAATAACAGTTTACAGGTTAGATTTTGCAGCAAGAATTAAAACAAAAACAGGTGAATATAAACAAGTAATAGTTGAAATACAAAAAGCAAAATTCCCTACAGACATAATGAGGTTCCGCAAATATCTCGGAGAACAATATGCAAAAGAAGACAACGTAATAATTAAAACTAATAAAAAAGGGGAAGAACAAAAACAAGCGTTGCCGATAATAAGCATATATTTTTTAGGGCATAATTTGGAACACACTGATGCCTCCGTTATAAAAGTCAATAGGAACTATATAGACATAATAGAAGGAAAAGAAATAGCTAAGCGGGAAGAATTTATAGAAAGCCTAACCCACGACAGCTATGTAATTCAAATTTCAAAATTAAAGGGAAAACGAAGAAATGAATTGGAAATTTTATTGAGTATTTTTGATCAAAGTAATATTGAAGAAGATCATCACATATTGAATGTAAAAGAAGCAGATTTTCCGAAAAAATATAGAATAATCATACGGCGACTCCAAAAAGCAATATCAGAAAAAGTAGTAAGAAAAACAATGGATGTTGAAGATGAAATATTAGCGGAATTGGAGAATAAAGAACGCACTATCGCAAAAAAAGATAAAGCTCTTGAAGAAAAAGATAAAGCTCTTGAAGAAAAAAATAAAGTGATTGAACAAAAAGATAAAACAATCGAACAAAAAGATAAAACAATCGAAGAAAAAGATAAAGCGATTGAAGAAAAAGATAAAGCAATCAAAGAGCATTTTCAGATGATTGAAGATTTAAAGCGGCGTTTAGAACAATTGGAGGCTAAAAAATAAGCATTTATCTGACATATCATTCAGCTGTCTAAGGCTAAAATTTTAGCCTTAGACAAATTTTAGCATAAAAAAATAGTAATGATATGTCATTATGGAAAAGGATATTTTTATGAAAGGACATTTTTTTATTTCCCCTCAAATTATTTCTCCGTGTCTGGTTACGGATTTGAGCAGTATTTATGCAATTAAAACTAAGGTATCTGAAAAAATACCGCCTGAAGTTTTAATTGCCCACGAATTTATACATACAGAATGCCTTTTAAAAGACTTGGGTTTTGAACCATCTTTGAAATGGCCTCGAAATTTTCATACGTCCATTAAACAATATATTTCGGATATTATAAATTCGGTTGATAACATAAAAGAAACCGACACAAAAATATATTACCTTAATAATGTTTATCTAATTTATTGGATTTGTGATTATATTAATGATGAAAAGTCTAAAAAGAAAATTGAAAAGGAAATTTTTAATTCAGCAAAAAGGCAGTTTTTATCTAAAGTTTTTTCAAATTGCACTGTAGCAGGTCTTGGTGTAACTATTGAAAAACTTAAAACTGTCGATTTAATACAAGTTTTAAGTTTTTTAAAAACTTTTTTCTTTTGGCGGCAATATGATCAAATATGTCTTCTCGGAGCTTTGTTAGGCGGGCTTAAAGATGTTGTTGATGAAGCAAATGATATTTTATCTAACATTATTCCAAAATATGCGAACTCTTCGTCAGAAATGGATAATATTATCCTGTATCGGCTTTTAATCAGCTATGATATGAAAAGCAGCCCCCTTTACATTTCTACAAAAAATA
It encodes the following:
- a CDS encoding acylphosphatase, with protein sequence MAKQLILTGKVQGVMCRNYCSKYGRLLGLRGSATNLASGDVKVLLDTDDDSLSIKFIEHIKINPKNYIFWGKIKEVTISDYSGNLKGEYEF
- a CDS encoding Rpn family recombination-promoting nuclease/putative transposase, whose protein sequence is MEIRLYNDIVFKWIFGRQEHTRPLICFLNSVVGYDSDEHKFSEVKILNPFDTSEPFTNEKMGILDIRAKDIQTEEWIDLEIQVIYNEYYPQRSKYYLAGMYREQLKKSKEINYDDLKPCYGIHILIDSLFNDEADEKFWFNHYAMLNTRTHKPLINHWNLYYVELNKFLKCFDKMNYTKELEQWSYFIGTIQDNSKQLNSFFDKNDAIKEVFNMLQTFTKDDKLREQYRLHEEWLRVQRTEAALKEKLKKQYMDALRVIQQERQAKEQERRAKEDIQKRSILTLKQMGLSNDNIVNALNIPLVEVEKNNL
- a CDS encoding formylglycine-generating enzyme family protein; protein product: MKFVYIEPGEFMMGSPSNEPGRDSDRETQHKVRITKGFYMQQTQVTQAQWKKVMGNNPSYFQNAGDNAPVETISWVDCQEFIKKLNQMEGGAFYRLPTEAEWEFACRAGTTTPFSFGNCLSTEDANYNGNYPLGNCPKGIYREKPLPVASFSPNKWGLYDMHGNVWEWCLDIYVSDIDKYAPVDNPIYLGMYAVVNIADIYELSASDIYFDNSSRNYSIGGWADNDDWYYGRRVCRGGDWSDYAQSCRSARRYYNLLSSEEILDIVILGCRLARTLTF